The sequence CAACTAAGGTCTCAGTTGTAGGTACTTTTAACGATTGGAATGGGAAAAAAAACTATATGACAAAAGATGACAAAACTGGAGTCTGGTCTCTTTTTATTCCTTATTTAAAAGAAGGAACAATCTATAAGTATATGATTGCCGATAGCAATAAAAAAATCTTTTTAAAAAGTGACCCTTTTGCTTTTTATTCTGAAGTTAGACCTAATACTGCTTCTATTGTCTATAACCCATTCAAAGACTTCGATTGGGAGGATAGCGAATGGTTAAATAAAAGAGCCAAAGAGAATATATACAAAAAACCAATTAGTATATATGAACTTCATCTTGGTTCTTGGAAAAGAAACTACAATCGTGGGGATGGACCTGAAGATGGTCGAGAGTTTCTAAATTATCGAGATATTGCAGAAAAACTTGTTCCTTATATTTTGGAAACAGGTTTTACACATATTGAAATAATGCCTCTTACCGAGCATCCATTAGATGCCTCTTGGGGCTATCAAGGAGTTGGATACTTTTCTATTACAAGTAGATACGGTACTCCTGAAGACTTTAAACATCTAGTTAACGAATGTCATAAAGCTGGAATTGGGGTAATTCTAGACTGGGTCCCTGGACATTTCTGTAAAGATGCCCATGGATTATATAGATTCGATGGAACACCTCTTTTTGAGTATGATCACAATATTTTGGGGGAAAATCCTATTTGGGGGACTGCTAACTTTGACTTTACTAAACCCTTTGTAAAAAACTTTTTATTATCAAGTGCAACATTTTTATTCGAACATTTTCATATTGATGGAATTAGAGCTGATGCTGTCTCAAATCTTTTATACTTAGAGTATGCCCGTGAAAAAACTGGCCTAAAAAATGCTCTTGGTGGAGACGCTAAGCTAGAAGCTATTGATTTTTTAAGAACACTCAACGAAACAATTTTCAAACTCTACAAAAACCCATTAATGATTGCTGAAGAGGCTACCTCTTGGCCACTAGTTACCGCCCCAAGCTACAAGGGTGGACTTGGATTTAACTATAAATGGAATATGGGCTGGATGAATGATATGCTTAGATACATGTCTTATTCACCTTGTGAAAGAGATAAACATCACAACCTTTTAACTTTTTCACTTATGTATTCTTTTAGCGAAAACTATGTATTAGCTTTATCTCATGATGAAGTTGTTCATGGAAAAAAATCACTCCTTGATAAGATGAGTGGTGATTACATTCAAAAATTTGATTCTCTTAGAATGTTTTATGGCTTTATGATAGGTCACCCTGGAAAAAAACTTCTTTTCATGGGTGGAGAATTCGGACAATTTATTGAATGGAGATACTATGACGAACTCGAATGGAAACTTTTAAAATATCCACAACACGATTCTGTTAAAACTTATATCAGTAAATTAAATGAATTTTACAAATCTGAACCTGCTCTTTGGGAAAAAGACTCTTCTTCTGATGGATTTGAATGGGTCAATCATAAAAACCATACACAAAAGCTCATCTCCTTTATTAGAAAAGGGGATAATCCAGATGATTTTATTTTAGTAATTTGTAACTTTACTAAAAATGAATATATCAATCATTCCATTGGAGTTCCTAGGATGGCTGAATACATGGAAGTTTTTAATAGTGATAAAGATATTTTCGGGGGAGGAAATCAAACAAATCCCAGTATAATTAAACCGATAAATAGAGAGTTGGATGAACAACCATTCTCTATTTCTATAAACATAGCTCCACTTTGTACACTATTTTTAAAACCAATATTTAAAAAAAGGGGGATTTAAACTATGAAAAAGAAAATGATTGCTATGATTTTAGCTGGGGGGCAGGGAAGCAGACTTAAAAAGTTAACAAAAGATGTTGCTAAACCAGCTGTTCCATTTGGAGGAAAATACAGAATTATAGATTTTCCTTTAAGTAACTGTGTTAACTCTGGAATTGATACTGTTGGGGTTTTAGTTCAGTATAAACCATTCCTTTTAAACAGACATATTGGGGTTGGAAGCCCATGGGATTTGGATATTGAAGGAGCTGGAGTTAGTATTTTACCTCCTTATTCAACAGAATCTGAAAATCGTTGGTATAAGGGAACTGCTGATGCTATTTTCCAAAATGAAAACTATATTGATATGTATGATCCTGAGTATGTTCTTATCTTATCCGGAGATCATATCTACAAAATGGATTATGATAAAATGCTAGATTTCCATATCTCTAAAGGCGCAGGAGCTACTGTAGCTGTTATTGATGTTCCTATTGATGAAGCTTCTCGTTTTGGTATTATGAATACAACTGAAGCTGGTGAAATCTATGAGTTTGAAGAAAAACCCAAAGTTCCTAAAAGTACTTTAGCGAGCATGGGAATATATATATTCAGTTGGCCTCTTCTAAAGAAAGCTTTGAGAGAGGATCAATTAGATAAAAAATCTGATAAGGATTTTGGTAAAAATATAATTCCTAAACTTTTAAGCGAAGGACAAAAACTTATGGCTTATCCTTTTGCTGGATACTGGAAAGATGTTGGAACTATCGAAAGTTTATGGGCCTCAAACATGGACCTTTTAGATGCTTCACATCCGATTGATCTTTTTGATAGAAATTGGAGAATATACTCTCAAGCAACTAATAAACCAGGTCATCTTTTAGAAGAGGATGCTGTTATTACAAACTCAATTATATCTGAAGGGTGTATTATTAAAGGAGAAGTTATAAATTCAGTTTTATCTGCCGAAGTCGTTGTAGAAGAAGGGGCTAAGGTTCATAATAGTGTCGTTTTAGCCGGAGCTGTAATAAAAAAAGATAGCTATATAAATAGAATTATTTTAGGCGAAAAAGCGATAACTGAAGAGGGTAAAAAATACGGAAGAAAAGATGAGATTCTATTTGTTACTGGGGGGGATGAATAATGTTATCAAACTATACTGGAATTATAACTGCTTTCGAAAGTAGAGAACTTTTAAAGGCTCTTACACAACATAGAGGAATCGCAACAGTTGCTATTGCTGGTAAGTATCGTGCTATCGATTTTCCTCTTTCATATATGAAAAATGCTGGTATTAAAAATATTCATGTACTTACAAATAAAAACTGTCGTTCTTTAAGAAATCATCTTGATGTTTCTAAATCTTGGGGATTAAATAGAAAAAATGGTGGTTTAACTATACATACTGGAGATTTTACAACTGATACAGAACTACTTATCGATAGTTTTGAAGATCTTTTAAATAGTAAAGATGGAATGGTTGTAATCGCGCCAACTTATATGGTAGCTAATATAGATTTAGACAAGGCAATTGAGTTTCACGAACTTTCTGACAGTGATATCACGGTTATATACAAAAATATTGCTGAACCAAACGAAAACTTTTTAGGATGTGATATCTTAGAGTTCAATGAGAAAAATTATCTAAATAGAGCGTTTGCAAACTATCTACCTAAGAAAAATCAAAATATATCTACAGAGATATTTTTAATAAAAAAATCTTTACTAATGTCTTTAATTCTATCGAAACCTAGTAGAGATTTATCGTTAAAAGATATTATTTATAGAAGTAAAAACAATTTAAAAATAATGGGATTTGAGCATAAAGAATATCTTTCTTGTCTTAACTCGCTAGCTAACTACTTTAGAACTAATATGGATTTAATTAACTCTGCTACTTTAAAAGAACTGTTCTTCAATGAAAATAGACCTATTTTTAGTAAGGTAAAAGATTCAATCCCTACTCACTATCTAAGTGAATCAATTGTTAAGAACTCTATTATTTCAAACGAATGTTTTATAGAGGGAACTGTTGTCAATAGTATCCTTTCTAGATATGTAAATGTTGAAAAAGGTGCTGTTGTTGAAAATTCTATAATTCTTCAAAATTGTACTATAAAATCTGGTACTCATTTGAAAAATGTTATTGTTGATAAAAACGTTGTTTTAGAGAATACAGATTTAGAAGGTAATCCTTTCTATCCTCTTGTTATTCAAAAAAAATATAAGTTTTAATCTGCAAAAGGAGGAAAGAATATGAAAAATATAAATCTACTTTTTGCTACTTCGGAAGCTGATCCATTCTTAAAAGTTGGTGGGCTTGGGGATGTGTCTCTTGCACTCCCTAAAGCCCTTAAAAAAGTTGGTGTTAATGCTAAAGTTATACTTCCTAAAAATGGAAATATCCCTAAAGAGTTCGTCGAAAAAATGGACTTTTTAGGTTCTTTTACAGTTCCTGTTGGTTGGAGAAATCAATACGCTGGACTCTTCCATTTGGAATATGATGGTGTTGATTTCTACTTTCTAGATAATGAATATTATTTCAAAAGACACGTGCCCTATGGACACTATGATGATGGTGAGATTTTCTCTTTTTATTGTAGAGGAGTTTTAGAAGCTATTAAATATATCCCTAACTTTATCCCTAATGTTATTCACTGTAACGATTGGCATACAGGAATGATTCCAGTATTACTAAAAGCTTTCTACAGTGAAAATGAACTATTAAAAGATACAAAAACTGTTTTTACTATACATAATTTGAAATATCAAGGTATCTTCTCTAAAGATATTTTAGGAGAACTTTTAGGACTTGATTTCTCATACTATTCAGAGGATAAACTTAAATTTTATGATGGGGTCTCATTCATGAAAGGTGGGCTTATATACTCTGACCTAGTTACAACTGTAAGTGAAAACTATTCTAAAGAGATCACATACCCTTTCTATGGTGAGAAGCTAAACGGCCTTATTGTTGAACTTGGAAGTAAAGTTCACGGTATTGTTAATGGTATTGATTACTCGCTTTATGATCCTAGAAAAGACGATAAACTTTATGAGAAATTTGGCCTTACTAATTTAAAAAAGAAAATTGTAAATAAAACTGAACTACAAAAAAGATTGGGATTACCTGTAAATGAAAATGTCTTTATGGTTGGCTTAGTTTCTCGTTTAGTTAGCCAAAAAGGTCTTGATCTTATAAAATGGGTTATGGATGATATCTTAAATATCAATCTACAATTTGTAGTTCTTGGAACTGGTGACACACAATACCAAGATCTATTTAATTACTATTCATATACTCATCCTGAAAAATTATCTGCTAATATAACTTTCAGTGATGAGTTAGCTAGAAAAATTTATGGAGCTTGTGATCTCTTTTTAATGCCATCTCTTTTTGAACCTTGTGGTATTGGTCAACTTATTGCAATGAGATATGGAACGATACCTTTAGTTAGAGAAACAGGTGGTCTTAAAGATACAGTTTCTAATTTTAACCCAGCAACACTTGGTGGTACTGGTTTTGTTTTCCAAAACTATAATGCTCACGATATGCTATTTAAAATGGAATATGCTGCCAAAATTTTCTATGAAGATAAAAAATCATGGACAGCTCTAATGAGATCAGCTATGAAGTATAACTCAGAATGGAAGGAATCTGCTAAAAAATACAAAGCACTTTATGGAGGTCTTTTATGAATTTAAATAAAAACCAATTTAAAGAGGATTATAAAAAAAGACTTATACTTACCTTTGCTCAAACACCTACAGAGGCTTCACCTGAACACAAATACTTAGCTCTAGGAAAACTTATCAGAGATTATCTATCTGAAACTTGGGCTGAAACTAACGCTTATTATACTAAAAAAGAGGTTAAACAGATTTATTACTTCTCTATGGAATTTTTGATTGGAAGACTTTTAAACACATATCTCTTAAATTTAGATATTAGAGAAACTGTCGAAGATGGTCTTAAGGATTTAGGCATTGATTTAAATGAGCTTCTTGCTCTTGAACCAGACCCAGCTCTTGGAAACGGGGGACTTGGAAGACTTGCAGCTTGTTTCATGGATTCTTTGGCTTCATTAGGATTTCCTGGTCACGGATGTGGTATTAGATTTAAGCATGGACTTTTCACTCAAAAAATTGTAAATGGTTATCAGAAAGAGCTTTTAAATAACTGGTTGAAAGAGGATTTTCTTTGGGAGATTAAAAAACCAGAAAAAAGTGTCATCGTAAAATTTGGTGGAAATGTTGTTCTTACTAAAACACACGAAGGGCTTGAACCTATCTACTCTGGATGTGAAGAAATTGTAGCTGTTCCTTATGATATGCCTATACTTGGCTCTAACAAAGAGATTGTTAATACTTTAAGACTTTTTAGTGCTGAGCTTCCAGATGAAGATATTGATTTGAGCGGACTTCAAAAAGGTGATTATCAAAAATATATAGATAAAAAATATGCTGTTGAAGCTATATCACAAGTTCTTTATCCTGATGATTCAAGTTTTAGTGGAAAACTTCTTCGTTTAAAACAGGAATATTTCTTTGTGAGTGCTGGACTTCAGACAATTTTAAGAAGATATAAAGAGATGAAACAACCTATTCATAGATTCCCTGATTTTATTGGAGTACATATAAATGATACACATCCAGCAATCGCTGTTGCTGAACTTATGAGATTACTACTTGATGAAGAAGGATTAGATTGGGACACAGCTTGGGACATAACGGTTAAAACTCTTGCTTATACAAATCATACTATCCTAGCAGAAGCAATGGAAAAATGGCCATATGACATGTTCAAAAAAACTGTTCCTAGAATCCTTATGATTATAGAAGAGATTGATAGACGTTTCTGTGAAGAGGTATCTAAAAAATATGATGGTGATTCTAATAAAATCAACTCTATGAAAATAATAAATTATGGTGAAGTTAGAATGGCAAACCTAGCTATAATTGGTTCTCACTCTATAAATGGAGTTGCTAAAATGCATACAGAGATCTTAAAAAATCGTGAATTGAGAGATTTCTATCTTCTTTATCCTGAAAAATTTAATAATAAAACAAATGGAATCACTCATAGAAGATGGTTAAAAAATGCAAATCCTGAGCTCTATAAATTGGTAACTGAAAATAGTGGTCCTGAGTGTATTGAAGACACTAATAAATTTATCAATTTTTTAAAGTGTATAAATGATGATGAAGTTTTAGAAAAATTAGATAAAATAAAGCTGAAAAATAAAGAAGAGGTTGTCAAATTTGTTAAAAGAAATTATAACGTTGATATCAATCCGTTTTCTATTTTTGATGTTCAAATAAAAAGATTACATGGGTATAAAAGACAACTACTAAATATTTTCCATATTATATATCTATATAATAAATTAAAAGAAAACCCTGAACTAGATATTGTTCCTAGAACATTTTTCTTTGGAGCTAAAGCAGCACCCTCATATTATTTGGCTAAAAATATCATAAAACTTATAACTTCAGTGGCTCAGGTTGTAAATAATGATTCTAGTATTAGAAATAAAATTAAAGTTGTTTTCCTTGAAAACTACGGTGTCTCTATTGCTGAGCTTATAATCCCTGCAGGAGATGTCAGTGAGCAGATATCTACAGCTTCTAAGGAAGCCTCTGGAACTGGAAATATGAAATTTATGATGAATGGTGCAATCACTTTAGCCACTTTAGATGGTGCTAACGTAGAGATTTACGATGAGGTTGGTGACGATAATATGGTCATCTTTGGACTTACTTCAACTGAAGTTATGGATTTAGAGAAAACTCACAGCTACAACTTTAGAGAGTATCTTGATTCAAATCCAACGCTACAAAAAATCATAGGGCAACTAAAAGATGGAACTTTCTCTCAAAACCATGATGAATTTAAAGATATTTTAAATCATATCTTTGGTGAAGGAGACCCTTATTTTGTGCTTAAAGATTTTTCAGCATACGTTAAAGCTCAAGAGCAAATAAATGCTCTCTATGAAAATAAAAAAGGATGGCTTCAAATGTCTCTTGTCAATATAGCTCACTCTGGTAAATTTTCTTCTGATAACAGCATCAACAAATATGCCGAAGACATCTGGCATATTAAGAGGGTGAAAAGAGATGAATAGTCTTTCATATTCTTTACCTAAAGATTCTATAATTTTTAATTCTCAAGATGAAAAATTTAAATCACCTTTTGGTGCTACTCCCTCTGGAGAAAAAGTTGCATTTAAAATCTTAACAGATACTTCTATAAATTGTTTAGAGGTATCCCTAATTTTAAAAAATGATACAGAATCTCAATTTGAATTTTCTCAAACTGAGATTGAAAAAATTGGAGACCGAGACTATAAAGTCTGGTCTCTTAATTTTATAACTCCTAGTGTCGCTAAAACAATTTTTTATCATTTCAAACTAAAAATTGGAAACGATAATACAATTTTTTATTACGGAAATAACCCTTTGGCTCTTGGAGGTATTGGAGAGATTTATGAAACCTCTCCTCTTGATTATCAAATAACTCTTTTTTATAAAAATAATCCTTCTCCAAACTGGTTTAAAGAGAGTATAGCTTACCAAATTTTTCCAGATAGATTTTTTAATGGAAATCGTGATGGAAAAATTAACTCTCCTAAAGATAATAGTTTTATATATGCTAAATGGAGTGATACTCCTATGTATATAAAAAATAGTAAAAATGAAATTGCTCGTTGGGATTTTTTTGGAGGAAATCTAAAAGGTGTCACTCAAAAAGTAAATTATTTAAAAAGCTTAAATGTTGGTTCTCTTTATCTTAATCCAATATTTGAAGCTACTAGTAACCACAGATACGATACAAATAATTATCATCAAATAGATCCTATTCTTGGAACTTTTAAAGATTTCAAAGAGATGATAAAAGAGTGTAAAAAAAATGGAATCTATACTATTTTAGATGGAGTTTTCAATCATACTGGTAAAAATAGTTTATATTTTAAAGAGGCCACAAAATCGATATCCTCTCCTTTTTATC is a genomic window of Cetobacterium sp. ZOR0034 containing:
- the glgD gene encoding glucose-1-phosphate adenylyltransferase subunit GlgD, which produces MLSNYTGIITAFESRELLKALTQHRGIATVAIAGKYRAIDFPLSYMKNAGIKNIHVLTNKNCRSLRNHLDVSKSWGLNRKNGGLTIHTGDFTTDTELLIDSFEDLLNSKDGMVVIAPTYMVANIDLDKAIEFHELSDSDITVIYKNIAEPNENFLGCDILEFNEKNYLNRAFANYLPKKNQNISTEIFLIKKSLLMSLILSKPSRDLSLKDIIYRSKNNLKIMGFEHKEYLSCLNSLANYFRTNMDLINSATLKELFFNENRPIFSKVKDSIPTHYLSESIVKNSIISNECFIEGTVVNSILSRYVNVEKGAVVENSIILQNCTIKSGTHLKNVIVDKNVVLENTDLEGNPFYPLVIQKKYKF
- the glgB gene encoding 1,4-alpha-glucan branching protein GlgB, whose amino-acid sequence is MDYTLYKKFGAHIKKINGATGVLFTLWAPNATKVSVVGTFNDWNGKKNYMTKDDKTGVWSLFIPYLKEGTIYKYMIADSNKKIFLKSDPFAFYSEVRPNTASIVYNPFKDFDWEDSEWLNKRAKENIYKKPISIYELHLGSWKRNYNRGDGPEDGREFLNYRDIAEKLVPYILETGFTHIEIMPLTEHPLDASWGYQGVGYFSITSRYGTPEDFKHLVNECHKAGIGVILDWVPGHFCKDAHGLYRFDGTPLFEYDHNILGENPIWGTANFDFTKPFVKNFLLSSATFLFEHFHIDGIRADAVSNLLYLEYAREKTGLKNALGGDAKLEAIDFLRTLNETIFKLYKNPLMIAEEATSWPLVTAPSYKGGLGFNYKWNMGWMNDMLRYMSYSPCERDKHHNLLTFSLMYSFSENYVLALSHDEVVHGKKSLLDKMSGDYIQKFDSLRMFYGFMIGHPGKKLLFMGGEFGQFIEWRYYDELEWKLLKYPQHDSVKTYISKLNEFYKSEPALWEKDSSSDGFEWVNHKNHTQKLISFIRKGDNPDDFILVICNFTKNEYINHSIGVPRMAEYMEVFNSDKDIFGGGNQTNPSIIKPINRELDEQPFSISINIAPLCTLFLKPIFKKRGI
- the glgA gene encoding glycogen synthase GlgA produces the protein MKNINLLFATSEADPFLKVGGLGDVSLALPKALKKVGVNAKVILPKNGNIPKEFVEKMDFLGSFTVPVGWRNQYAGLFHLEYDGVDFYFLDNEYYFKRHVPYGHYDDGEIFSFYCRGVLEAIKYIPNFIPNVIHCNDWHTGMIPVLLKAFYSENELLKDTKTVFTIHNLKYQGIFSKDILGELLGLDFSYYSEDKLKFYDGVSFMKGGLIYSDLVTTVSENYSKEITYPFYGEKLNGLIVELGSKVHGIVNGIDYSLYDPRKDDKLYEKFGLTNLKKKIVNKTELQKRLGLPVNENVFMVGLVSRLVSQKGLDLIKWVMDDILNINLQFVVLGTGDTQYQDLFNYYSYTHPEKLSANITFSDELARKIYGACDLFLMPSLFEPCGIGQLIAMRYGTIPLVRETGGLKDTVSNFNPATLGGTGFVFQNYNAHDMLFKMEYAAKIFYEDKKSWTALMRSAMKYNSEWKESAKKYKALYGGLL
- a CDS encoding glycogen/starch/alpha-glucan phosphorylase, which gives rise to MNLNKNQFKEDYKKRLILTFAQTPTEASPEHKYLALGKLIRDYLSETWAETNAYYTKKEVKQIYYFSMEFLIGRLLNTYLLNLDIRETVEDGLKDLGIDLNELLALEPDPALGNGGLGRLAACFMDSLASLGFPGHGCGIRFKHGLFTQKIVNGYQKELLNNWLKEDFLWEIKKPEKSVIVKFGGNVVLTKTHEGLEPIYSGCEEIVAVPYDMPILGSNKEIVNTLRLFSAELPDEDIDLSGLQKGDYQKYIDKKYAVEAISQVLYPDDSSFSGKLLRLKQEYFFVSAGLQTILRRYKEMKQPIHRFPDFIGVHINDTHPAIAVAELMRLLLDEEGLDWDTAWDITVKTLAYTNHTILAEAMEKWPYDMFKKTVPRILMIIEEIDRRFCEEVSKKYDGDSNKINSMKIINYGEVRMANLAIIGSHSINGVAKMHTEILKNRELRDFYLLYPEKFNNKTNGITHRRWLKNANPELYKLVTENSGPECIEDTNKFINFLKCINDDEVLEKLDKIKLKNKEEVVKFVKRNYNVDINPFSIFDVQIKRLHGYKRQLLNIFHIIYLYNKLKENPELDIVPRTFFFGAKAAPSYYLAKNIIKLITSVAQVVNNDSSIRNKIKVVFLENYGVSIAELIIPAGDVSEQISTASKEASGTGNMKFMMNGAITLATLDGANVEIYDEVGDDNMVIFGLTSTEVMDLEKTHSYNFREYLDSNPTLQKIIGQLKDGTFSQNHDEFKDILNHIFGEGDPYFVLKDFSAYVKAQEQINALYENKKGWLQMSLVNIAHSGKFSSDNSINKYAEDIWHIKRVKRDE
- a CDS encoding glucose-1-phosphate adenylyltransferase, which codes for MKKKMIAMILAGGQGSRLKKLTKDVAKPAVPFGGKYRIIDFPLSNCVNSGIDTVGVLVQYKPFLLNRHIGVGSPWDLDIEGAGVSILPPYSTESENRWYKGTADAIFQNENYIDMYDPEYVLILSGDHIYKMDYDKMLDFHISKGAGATVAVIDVPIDEASRFGIMNTTEAGEIYEFEEKPKVPKSTLASMGIYIFSWPLLKKALREDQLDKKSDKDFGKNIIPKLLSEGQKLMAYPFAGYWKDVGTIESLWASNMDLLDASHPIDLFDRNWRIYSQATNKPGHLLEEDAVITNSIISEGCIIKGEVINSVLSAEVVVEEGAKVHNSVVLAGAVIKKDSYINRIILGEKAITEEGKKYGRKDEILFVTGGDE